The nucleotide sequence GTGGTGCAGAACCATCCCGGCGCGCGGACGGTGATCCGCCGTGAAGCCATGGTGGAGCAGGGCGCAATGAACGTCGGTGATGTACTGCGACGTGTACCCGGTGTGCAAGTGCAAGAGGCCAACGGCACCGGCGGCAGCGATATTTCCCTCAATGTGGGAGTGCGTGGCCTGACGTCGCGCCTGTCGCCACGCTCCACGGTGTTGATTGACGGCGTACCGGCAGCCTTCGCGCCCTACGGTCAGCCGCAACTGTCGATGGCGCCGATTTCCGCCGGCAACCTGGACAGCATCGATGTGGTACGCGGTGCCGGTTCCGTGCGTTACGGACCGCAGAACGTCGGTGGCGTGATCAACTTCGTGACCCGCGCGATCCCCGAGACGTTCTCCGGTGAAGTCGGCACCACCCTGCAAACGTCCGCCCACGGCGGCTGGAAACATATCGATAATGCGTTTATCGGCGGGACCGCCGACAACGGCATTGGCGCCGCGCTGTTGTATTCCGGGGTCAATGGCAATGGATACCGCAACAGCAACAATTCCAATGACATCGACGACGTGATTTTCAAGACTCACTGGGCGCCGACCGATCAAGACGATTTCTCGCTGAATTTCCACTATTACGACGCCAGTGCCGACATGCCGGGCGGCTTGACCCAGGCACAGTTCGACGCCAATCCGTATCAATCGGTGCGTGACTGGGACAGTTTCAGCGGTCGACGCAAGGATGTGTCGTTCAAATACATCCGTCAGATCAATGACCGCACCCAGGCCGAGGTGCTGACTTATTACTCCGACAGTTTTCGCGGCAGCAATATCGCCAACCGGAATTTGCGGGCGATCAATTCCTACCCGCGTACCTACACTACTTTCGGCATCGAGCCACGGGTATCCCACGTATTCGACCTGGGCCCGACCACCCAGGAAGCCAGCATTGGTTACCGTTACCTGAAAGAAAGCATGCACGAGCAGGCGACCAGCCTGGCGCTTATCGACAATCAGCCCACGCCGTCCGGCCAGAACGACGGTCATGTGTATCAGGACCGCACTGGCGGCACCGAGGCCAATGCGTTTTATATCGACGACAAGATCGATGTGGGCAAGTGGACCATCACTCCGGGGATCCGCTTCGAGAGCATTCGGACCGAATGGCACGACCATCCGGTGGTGGCGTTGAATGGCACGCGGGTCCAGGAGAAACGTCGTCAGATCAAGAGTCATGAGCCGCTGCCCGCCTTGAGCGTGATGTACCACGTTTCCGATGCCTGGAAGCTGTTCGCCAACTACGAGACCTCGTTCGGCAGCTTGCAGTATTTCCAGCTCGGCCAGGGCGGCAGCGGTGATCAGACGGCGAACGGCCTGCAGCCGGAAAAAGCCAAGACCTATGAGGTCGGGACCCGTTATAACGACAGTATCTGGGGCGGTGAGGTCACGCTGTTTTACATCGATTTCTCCGATGAACTGCAGTACCTCAGCAATGATGTGGGCTGGACCAACCTGGGCGCTACCAAGCACAGCGGTATCGAGGCCTCGGCCCATTACGACCTGGCAAACCTCGACCCGCACCTGGATGGCCTGATCGCCAACGCCGGCTTCACCTACACCAAGGCCACGTCGGTAGGTGACGTCGCCTTCAAGGGCCGCGACCTGCCGCT is from Pseudomonas mucidolens and encodes:
- a CDS encoding TonB-dependent siderophore receptor, encoding MKKLAVKNNKSSHWAPLALALAVSATMPVAFAEEAIHIQAQPLGSALSQLGQQTSLQLFFSPDMVAGKQAPAVDGNLSPEQALRQLLQGSGLDYQIDAGSVILRPLSSGTGEAGSPLELGATDIKVVGDWLGDANAEVVQNHPGARTVIRREAMVEQGAMNVGDVLRRVPGVQVQEANGTGGSDISLNVGVRGLTSRLSPRSTVLIDGVPAAFAPYGQPQLSMAPISAGNLDSIDVVRGAGSVRYGPQNVGGVINFVTRAIPETFSGEVGTTLQTSAHGGWKHIDNAFIGGTADNGIGAALLYSGVNGNGYRNSNNSNDIDDVIFKTHWAPTDQDDFSLNFHYYDASADMPGGLTQAQFDANPYQSVRDWDSFSGRRKDVSFKYIRQINDRTQAEVLTYYSDSFRGSNIANRNLRAINSYPRTYTTFGIEPRVSHVFDLGPTTQEASIGYRYLKESMHEQATSLALIDNQPTPSGQNDGHVYQDRTGGTEANAFYIDDKIDVGKWTITPGIRFESIRTEWHDHPVVALNGTRVQEKRRQIKSHEPLPALSVMYHVSDAWKLFANYETSFGSLQYFQLGQGGSGDQTANGLQPEKAKTYEVGTRYNDSIWGGEVTLFYIDFSDELQYLSNDVGWTNLGATKHSGIEASAHYDLANLDPHLDGLIANAGFTYTKATSVGDVAFKGRDLPLYSRQVATLGLRYAVNHWTHNLDVYAQSGQRAPGTTDTYITQPTADGQYGDIPGYVSVNLRSGYDFGEQVSNLKLGVGVKNVFDQQHYTRSSDNNSGIYLGEPRTFFVQASVGF